The following are encoded in a window of Calonectris borealis chromosome 17, bCalBor7.hap1.2, whole genome shotgun sequence genomic DNA:
- the SLC9A8 gene encoding sodium/hydrogen exchanger 8 isoform X3 — protein sequence MAESANATHEVINVTLHTTLAATTKLVVPTPAKPILPVQTGVQAQQEEQSSGMTIFFSLLVLAICIILVHLLIKYRLHFLPESVAVVSLGILMGAFIKIIEAQKLANWKEEEMFRPNMFFLLLLPPIIFESGYSLHKGNFFQNIGSITLFSVFGTAISAFIVGGGIYFLGQADVIYKLNMTDSFAFGSLISAVDPVATIAIFNALNVDPVLNMLVFGESILNDAVSIVLTNTAEGLTRENMSDVSGWQTFLQALGYFLKMFFGSAALGTLTGLISALVLKHIDLRKTPSLEFGMMIIFAYLPYGLAEGISLSGIMAILFSGIVMSHYTHHNLSPVTQILMQQTLRTVAFMCETCVFAFLGLSIFSFPHKFEMSFVIWCIVLVLFGRAVNIFPLSYLLNFFRDHKITPKMMFIMWFSGLRGAIPYALSLHLGLEPIEKRQLIGTTTIIIVLFTILLLGGGTMPLIRLIDIEDSKARKRNKKDINLSKTEKMGNTIESEHLSELTEEEYEAQYIKRQDLKGFMWFDAKYLNPFFTRRLTQEDLHHGRIQMKTLTNKWYEEVRQGPSGSEDDEQELL from the exons ATGGCGGA GTCTGCAAATGCCACCCATGAAGTCATCAATGTCACCCTCCACACTACGCTGGCTGCTACTACCAAATTGGTAGTACCTACACCTGCTAAACCTATCCTACCAGTTCAGACTGGAGTCCAAGCACAGCAAGAGGAGCAATCTAGTGGCATGACGATTTTTTTTAGTCTTCTTGTTTTAG CTATCTGCATCATATTGGTGCATTTACTGATAAAATACCGACTTCATTTCTTACCAGAGAGTGTGGCTGTTGTTTCTTTAG GTATCCTTATGGGAGCTTTTATAAAAATCATAGAGGCTCAAAAGCTGGCCAACTGGAAG gaagaagaaatgtttcgtccaaatatgttttttctgcttttgcttccaCCTATTATATTTGAATCCGGATATTCATTGCACAAG ggtaatttttttcagaacatcGGTTCTATcactctgttttctgtatttggcACTGCAATATCAGCTTTCATCGTAGGTGGAGGAATTTATTTCCTGGGCCAG GCTGATGTAATTTATAAGCTCAACATGACAGACAG TTTTGCATTCGGCTCTTTAATATCTGCAGTTGACCCTGTGGCTACTATTGCCATTTTCAATGCCCTCAATGTGGATCCTGTACTCAACATGCTGGTTTTTGGAGAAAGCATTCTCAATGATGCAGTCTCTATTGTCTTGACCAA CACAGCAGAAGGTTTGACAAGAGAAAATATGTCAGATGTAAGTGGATGGCAAACCTTTCTACAGGCACTGGGATACTTTCTTAAAATGTTCTTTGGCTCTGCAGCACTTGGCACACTTACTGGTCTTATTTCTGCATTa GTGCTAAAGCACATTGATTTAAGGAAGACACCCTCCCTAGAGTTTGGGATGATGATTATCTTCGCTTACCTTCCTTACGGACTTGCAGAAGGTATCTCACTCTCAG GTATCATGGCAATCCTATTCTCTGGCATCGTGATGTCTCACTATACACACCATAACTTGTCCCCGGTTACACAGATTTTAATGCAGCAGACACTGAGAACTGTTGCTTTCATGTGTG aaacATGTGTGTTTGCATTTCTTGGCCTGTCAATTTTTAGTTTTCCTCACAAGTTTGAAATGTCCTTTGTCATCTGGTGCATA gtaCTTGTTCTGTTTGGTAGAGCAGTGAATATTTTCCCACTTTCCTACCTACTCAACTTTTTCCGTGATCATAAAATCACTCCTAAAATGATGTTTATCATGTGGTTTAGCG GTTTACGTGGTGCAATTCCCTATGCCCTCAGCCTCCACTTGGGCTTGGAACCAATTGAGAAGCGGCAGCTCATTGGGACAACAACAATCATCATAGTACTGTTCACGATTTTGCTGCTGGGAGGAGGAACCATGCCCCTCATCAGACTGATTGACATTGAGGACTCCAAAGCACGCAAGAGGAACAAGAAGGACATTAATCTTagcaagacagaaaagatg GGAAATACCATAGAATCCGAACATTTATCAGAGCTCACAGAGGAGGAGTATGAAGCCCAGTACATAAAACGCCAGGACCTC
- the SLC9A8 gene encoding sodium/hydrogen exchanger 8 isoform X1, with product MAESANATHEVINVTLHTTLAATTKLVVPTPAKPILPVQTGVQAQQEEQSSGMTIFFSLLVLEIFKLDWTRPWVIFFDLKLALLRAGSWTRWPREIPSNAIFLILELSIWVKPICSEALRCETICIILVHLLIKYRLHFLPESVAVVSLGILMGAFIKIIEAQKLANWKEEEMFRPNMFFLLLLPPIIFESGYSLHKGNFFQNIGSITLFSVFGTAISAFIVGGGIYFLGQADVIYKLNMTDSFAFGSLISAVDPVATIAIFNALNVDPVLNMLVFGESILNDAVSIVLTNTAEGLTRENMSDVSGWQTFLQALGYFLKMFFGSAALGTLTGLISALVLKHIDLRKTPSLEFGMMIIFAYLPYGLAEGISLSGIMAILFSGIVMSHYTHHNLSPVTQILMQQTLRTVAFMCETCVFAFLGLSIFSFPHKFEMSFVIWCIVLVLFGRAVNIFPLSYLLNFFRDHKITPKMMFIMWFSGLRGAIPYALSLHLGLEPIEKRQLIGTTTIIIVLFTILLLGGGTMPLIRLIDIEDSKARKRNKKDINLSKTEKMGNTIESEHLSELTEEEYEAQYIKRQDLKGFMWFDAKYLNPFFTRRLTQEDLHHGRIQMKTLTNKWYEEVRQGPSGSEDDEQELL from the exons ATGGCGGA GTCTGCAAATGCCACCCATGAAGTCATCAATGTCACCCTCCACACTACGCTGGCTGCTACTACCAAATTGGTAGTACCTACACCTGCTAAACCTATCCTACCAGTTCAGACTGGAGTCCAAGCACAGCAAGAGGAGCAATCTAGTGGCATGACGATTTTTTTTAGTCTTCTTGTTTTAG agattttcaaacttgactggacaaggccctgggTAATCTTCTTTGatttgaagttagccctgcttcgagcaggaagttggactagatggcctcgAGAGATCCCTTCCAATGCAATTTTTCTGATTCTGGAATTATCCATTTGGGTAAAGCCAATCTGCTCAGAGGCACTCAGATGTGAAA CTATCTGCATCATATTGGTGCATTTACTGATAAAATACCGACTTCATTTCTTACCAGAGAGTGTGGCTGTTGTTTCTTTAG GTATCCTTATGGGAGCTTTTATAAAAATCATAGAGGCTCAAAAGCTGGCCAACTGGAAG gaagaagaaatgtttcgtccaaatatgttttttctgcttttgcttccaCCTATTATATTTGAATCCGGATATTCATTGCACAAG ggtaatttttttcagaacatcGGTTCTATcactctgttttctgtatttggcACTGCAATATCAGCTTTCATCGTAGGTGGAGGAATTTATTTCCTGGGCCAG GCTGATGTAATTTATAAGCTCAACATGACAGACAG TTTTGCATTCGGCTCTTTAATATCTGCAGTTGACCCTGTGGCTACTATTGCCATTTTCAATGCCCTCAATGTGGATCCTGTACTCAACATGCTGGTTTTTGGAGAAAGCATTCTCAATGATGCAGTCTCTATTGTCTTGACCAA CACAGCAGAAGGTTTGACAAGAGAAAATATGTCAGATGTAAGTGGATGGCAAACCTTTCTACAGGCACTGGGATACTTTCTTAAAATGTTCTTTGGCTCTGCAGCACTTGGCACACTTACTGGTCTTATTTCTGCATTa GTGCTAAAGCACATTGATTTAAGGAAGACACCCTCCCTAGAGTTTGGGATGATGATTATCTTCGCTTACCTTCCTTACGGACTTGCAGAAGGTATCTCACTCTCAG GTATCATGGCAATCCTATTCTCTGGCATCGTGATGTCTCACTATACACACCATAACTTGTCCCCGGTTACACAGATTTTAATGCAGCAGACACTGAGAACTGTTGCTTTCATGTGTG aaacATGTGTGTTTGCATTTCTTGGCCTGTCAATTTTTAGTTTTCCTCACAAGTTTGAAATGTCCTTTGTCATCTGGTGCATA gtaCTTGTTCTGTTTGGTAGAGCAGTGAATATTTTCCCACTTTCCTACCTACTCAACTTTTTCCGTGATCATAAAATCACTCCTAAAATGATGTTTATCATGTGGTTTAGCG GTTTACGTGGTGCAATTCCCTATGCCCTCAGCCTCCACTTGGGCTTGGAACCAATTGAGAAGCGGCAGCTCATTGGGACAACAACAATCATCATAGTACTGTTCACGATTTTGCTGCTGGGAGGAGGAACCATGCCCCTCATCAGACTGATTGACATTGAGGACTCCAAAGCACGCAAGAGGAACAAGAAGGACATTAATCTTagcaagacagaaaagatg GGAAATACCATAGAATCCGAACATTTATCAGAGCTCACAGAGGAGGAGTATGAAGCCCAGTACATAAAACGCCAGGACCTC
- the SLC9A8 gene encoding sodium/hydrogen exchanger 8 isoform X2 — protein MTIFFSLLVLEIFKLDWTRPWVIFFDLKLALLRAGSWTRWPREIPSNAIFLILELSIWVKPICSEALRCETICIILVHLLIKYRLHFLPESVAVVSLGILMGAFIKIIEAQKLANWKEEEMFRPNMFFLLLLPPIIFESGYSLHKGNFFQNIGSITLFSVFGTAISAFIVGGGIYFLGQADVIYKLNMTDSFAFGSLISAVDPVATIAIFNALNVDPVLNMLVFGESILNDAVSIVLTNTAEGLTRENMSDVSGWQTFLQALGYFLKMFFGSAALGTLTGLISALVLKHIDLRKTPSLEFGMMIIFAYLPYGLAEGISLSGIMAILFSGIVMSHYTHHNLSPVTQILMQQTLRTVAFMCETCVFAFLGLSIFSFPHKFEMSFVIWCIVLVLFGRAVNIFPLSYLLNFFRDHKITPKMMFIMWFSGLRGAIPYALSLHLGLEPIEKRQLIGTTTIIIVLFTILLLGGGTMPLIRLIDIEDSKARKRNKKDINLSKTEKMGNTIESEHLSELTEEEYEAQYIKRQDLKGFMWFDAKYLNPFFTRRLTQEDLHHGRIQMKTLTNKWYEEVRQGPSGSEDDEQELL, from the exons ATGACGATTTTTTTTAGTCTTCTTGTTTTAG agattttcaaacttgactggacaaggccctgggTAATCTTCTTTGatttgaagttagccctgcttcgagcaggaagttggactagatggcctcgAGAGATCCCTTCCAATGCAATTTTTCTGATTCTGGAATTATCCATTTGGGTAAAGCCAATCTGCTCAGAGGCACTCAGATGTGAAA CTATCTGCATCATATTGGTGCATTTACTGATAAAATACCGACTTCATTTCTTACCAGAGAGTGTGGCTGTTGTTTCTTTAG GTATCCTTATGGGAGCTTTTATAAAAATCATAGAGGCTCAAAAGCTGGCCAACTGGAAG gaagaagaaatgtttcgtccaaatatgttttttctgcttttgcttccaCCTATTATATTTGAATCCGGATATTCATTGCACAAG ggtaatttttttcagaacatcGGTTCTATcactctgttttctgtatttggcACTGCAATATCAGCTTTCATCGTAGGTGGAGGAATTTATTTCCTGGGCCAG GCTGATGTAATTTATAAGCTCAACATGACAGACAG TTTTGCATTCGGCTCTTTAATATCTGCAGTTGACCCTGTGGCTACTATTGCCATTTTCAATGCCCTCAATGTGGATCCTGTACTCAACATGCTGGTTTTTGGAGAAAGCATTCTCAATGATGCAGTCTCTATTGTCTTGACCAA CACAGCAGAAGGTTTGACAAGAGAAAATATGTCAGATGTAAGTGGATGGCAAACCTTTCTACAGGCACTGGGATACTTTCTTAAAATGTTCTTTGGCTCTGCAGCACTTGGCACACTTACTGGTCTTATTTCTGCATTa GTGCTAAAGCACATTGATTTAAGGAAGACACCCTCCCTAGAGTTTGGGATGATGATTATCTTCGCTTACCTTCCTTACGGACTTGCAGAAGGTATCTCACTCTCAG GTATCATGGCAATCCTATTCTCTGGCATCGTGATGTCTCACTATACACACCATAACTTGTCCCCGGTTACACAGATTTTAATGCAGCAGACACTGAGAACTGTTGCTTTCATGTGTG aaacATGTGTGTTTGCATTTCTTGGCCTGTCAATTTTTAGTTTTCCTCACAAGTTTGAAATGTCCTTTGTCATCTGGTGCATA gtaCTTGTTCTGTTTGGTAGAGCAGTGAATATTTTCCCACTTTCCTACCTACTCAACTTTTTCCGTGATCATAAAATCACTCCTAAAATGATGTTTATCATGTGGTTTAGCG GTTTACGTGGTGCAATTCCCTATGCCCTCAGCCTCCACTTGGGCTTGGAACCAATTGAGAAGCGGCAGCTCATTGGGACAACAACAATCATCATAGTACTGTTCACGATTTTGCTGCTGGGAGGAGGAACCATGCCCCTCATCAGACTGATTGACATTGAGGACTCCAAAGCACGCAAGAGGAACAAGAAGGACATTAATCTTagcaagacagaaaagatg GGAAATACCATAGAATCCGAACATTTATCAGAGCTCACAGAGGAGGAGTATGAAGCCCAGTACATAAAACGCCAGGACCTC